The Gracilinanus agilis isolate LMUSP501 unplaced genomic scaffold, AgileGrace unplaced_scaffold56671, whole genome shotgun sequence DNA window TGTTGTTGATTTCGTCTTCTTCCTCCCAGTGTCGCTGGcggagaaaataaaatgctaaagaGGCAGGTTCTCTCCGGTCACCCTGTAACATGACAACAACAGGAGAGGTCAGTGTGGAGGCTCGGCTGATGAGACCCAGTAGGGggtcgggggtgggggtggtaggGGGAAGAGAGGCAGATGGATGCACCGGGACCCTGACAGCTTTTGCTCTTCTTCAAACACTTTCCagttccttccttctctaggcgGCCTGGCCAAGCCAAGCCAGGCAGGCAGCAAGCCACCCTTTCCAGCCCAcgccctctttcctcctccccctttgcGTTGGCATCGGGTCCCTCTATCCCTCATCCCCAAACTCAAATGGTTGAGAATTCCAGCCTGTCTAGCTAGAACTTCTCAGgataaacacacagacacacaaacacacagacacacagacacacaccaaAGGGTTGTTGATGAGAGGGGAAGGACGGAGATGAAAAGTAACCCTTCCCCGCTCCCCCACCCCCGCCAGACACATGCACACGCGCACCTTGGTGATCTGGTCCTCTCGCCTTTGCACAGAAGAAGTGATGGGAGTGGGAAGGATACAAATGCTACCTGCTCCTCTGTCCCCCAACGTATACATACCGACTCAACAAAATCACACGGGGGGTTCCCATTCCCACCCCCGCACACATACTATGAGAAGAGGTGGATGGCGAAGGGctggaaatgagaaggaaatgcccTCCCCCAACAGACACAGACACACGAGACACACACAAACTCCCCTTACCTCCTCCAAAAGTTTGCTTTCCCTCGAGCCTGGGCTGGAGAAGATGTTCAGAACCAGTTTGTAAAGTCCAGAAGCTCCTGTTCCTCTGGACTGAGCGGGTCGTAGGAGCCCTCGTCGGACGAGTAGGAAGAGACCGGGGAGCCGGCCATTGAGTTCAAGTCGTTGGAGTAGTTGGGGGAGATGGTGGGCGACAGGACGCCAGCCTGGAAGGCAGCGCTCACGGCGTCGTGCTCGTCCAGCAGCTGCTGCAGGGCGCGGATGTACTCTACAGCGGAGCGCAGAGTTTCTACCTTGCTCATCTTCTTGTTGGCCGCGCCGTTGGGGACATGTTCCCGCAATGTAGCGAAGCCCAGGTTGACCAGCTTGACACGGTTGCGCTCGCGCTCGTTGCGCCGGGCCACGGCGGCGGGCTGCTGTTGAGGCAGGCTGTAGCCGAAGCCGCTGAAGTTGAG harbors:
- the ASCL1 gene encoding achaete-scute homolog 1; this encodes MESPSKMESTGVSQQPPPPPPPPQSQPQPPQPQPPQPFLQPAACFFAAAAAAAAAAAQSAQQQPQQPQQLSPADGQASGGGHKSAPKQVKRPRSSSPELMRCKRRLNFSGFGYSLPQQQPAAVARRNERERNRVKLVNLGFATLREHVPNGAANKKMSKVETLRSAVEYIRALQQLLDEHDAVSAAFQAGVLSPTISPNYSNDLNSMAGSPVSSYSSDEGSYDPLSPEEQELLDFTNWF